Proteins from a genomic interval of Pseudomonadota bacterium:
- the trmD gene encoding tRNA (guanosine(37)-N1)-methyltransferase TrmD, giving the protein MQFDILTIFPDLLQSPLQEGIIRRAVQSGRITVHITNIRDFATDKHTMIDDRPFGGGEGMVMKPEPIAAALRSIAGGESRPRVILLSPQGKTFTQRTAETLALEKHLVFLCGRYEGVDERVSEMFVDDEISIGDYVLTGGELAAMVMVDAITRLLPGVLGCAESASQDTFSSGMLKHPQYTRPREFQGSEVPEVLLTGDHQAIQDWRFAESVKKTLRKRPEMLAGRTFSKAERKVLSGHGLLAEVDALGKRTSD; this is encoded by the coding sequence ATGCAGTTTGATATCCTGACCATATTTCCGGACCTGTTACAATCGCCTCTTCAGGAAGGGATTATCCGCCGCGCTGTCCAGAGCGGCAGAATCACCGTCCATATTACCAACATCAGGGATTTTGCCACCGACAAGCACACCATGATCGACGACCGGCCCTTCGGGGGCGGTGAAGGGATGGTCATGAAGCCGGAGCCGATCGCTGCGGCACTCCGGAGTATTGCCGGTGGAGAGAGTCGCCCCCGGGTGATCCTGTTGAGCCCGCAGGGGAAAACCTTCACCCAGCGGACTGCCGAGACCCTTGCTCTGGAGAAACATCTGGTCTTTCTCTGTGGTCGTTATGAAGGGGTCGACGAACGGGTCAGCGAAATGTTTGTCGACGATGAGATCTCCATCGGCGACTATGTCCTGACCGGGGGAGAACTGGCGGCCATGGTCATGGTCGATGCCATCACCCGGCTGCTCCCGGGGGTACTGGGGTGTGCCGAATCGGCAAGCCAGGACACTTTCAGCAGCGGGATGCTGAAGCACCCTCAGTATACAAGGCCCCGCGAGTTTCAGGGGTCCGAAGTGCCGGAGGTGCTGCTTACCGGTGACCATCAGGCAATCCAGGATTGGCGGTTTGCCGAGTCGGTGAAGAAAACCCTGCGCAAGCGGCCGGAGATGCTGGCCGGACGCACTTTTTCCAAGGCGGAGCGAAAGGTCCTTTCCGGTCATGGACTCCTGGCTGAAGTCGATGCTCTCGGGAAGAGGACATCAGATTAA
- a CDS encoding RNA methyltransferase, with the protein MENDIRVDLALVHYPVCNRNSEVIGSAVTNLDIHDIARAGRTFGVGTYYLVTPFADQQQLVNEIVDHWQTGHGSEYNKPRKEALSIVRVCSDLEELFTEVAGNRGARPIIVATSAARNAKTMEYVDARQKIFTGEPMLLLFGTGWGLAPEVTERIDAFLPPIVGGGDYNHLSVRSAASIILDRLLGDR; encoded by the coding sequence ATGGAAAACGATATCAGAGTCGATCTGGCCCTTGTTCATTATCCGGTCTGCAACCGGAACAGTGAGGTGATCGGCTCGGCGGTCACCAACCTTGATATTCACGATATTGCCCGGGCGGGGCGCACCTTCGGGGTCGGCACGTATTATCTGGTGACCCCTTTTGCAGACCAGCAGCAGCTGGTGAATGAGATTGTCGATCACTGGCAGACCGGGCATGGGTCCGAATACAACAAGCCGAGAAAGGAGGCGCTGTCGATCGTTCGCGTATGCAGTGACCTGGAAGAGCTGTTCACGGAAGTTGCCGGGAATAGAGGGGCGCGGCCGATCATTGTCGCAACCAGCGCGGCGCGGAACGCGAAGACCATGGAGTATGTCGATGCCCGGCAGAAAATCTTCACCGGTGAACCGATGCTACTCCTGTTCGGTACCGGCTGGGGGCTCGCGCCGGAGGTCACTGAACGGATTGATGCTTTTCTGCCGCCGATCGTCGGCGGGGGTGACTACAACCACCTGTCGGTCCGGTCGGCCGCCTCGATAATCCTCGACAGGCTTCTCGGGGATCGCTGA
- the rplS gene encoding 50S ribosomal protein L19, producing MSVIADIEKENMRYDIPVFRAGDTVSVHIRIIEGTKERVQIFKGVVLKRKNGTMNATFTVRKVSHGVGVEKTFALHSPRIEKIVVESLGRVRRSRLYYLRDLRGKAARIKERGIN from the coding sequence ATGAGCGTAATAGCAGATATCGAAAAAGAGAATATGCGGTATGACATTCCGGTCTTTCGCGCAGGCGACACCGTCAGCGTCCATATCCGGATCATTGAGGGAACCAAGGAAAGGGTCCAGATATTCAAAGGCGTTGTTCTCAAACGCAAGAATGGTACCATGAACGCGACCTTCACCGTGCGGAAGGTTTCCCATGGTGTCGGTGTTGAGAAGACCTTCGCCCTTCACTCACCGAGGATCGAGAAAATAGTGGTTGAAAGCCTTGGCCGGGTACGTCGGTCCCGCCTTTACTACCTTCGTGATCTTCGTGGCAAGGCGGCCAGAATCAAGGAGCGTGGCATCAACTGA
- a CDS encoding ribonuclease HII produces MSIQGDLFTSATEEIGDNFSFEKQLYASGVRIVAGTDEAGRGPLAGPVVAACVVLPRDCDCTVFKDSKKLSGAARENLYQLLRELDAMIGVGVCSVEEIDRLNILHASLLAMKKAMENLPLVPDFLLVDGKFTIPHQVSQQSLVKGESRSASIAAASIVAKEERDRMMHDLDREYPQYHFARHKGYPTAEHRALIEKHGPSPVHRRSFRGVREFLGKDD; encoded by the coding sequence ATGAGCATTCAGGGTGACCTGTTCACATCTGCAACGGAAGAGATTGGCGATAATTTTTCCTTCGAGAAGCAGCTCTACGCATCCGGAGTAAGAATTGTTGCCGGAACAGATGAGGCGGGGCGTGGACCCTTGGCCGGACCGGTGGTGGCAGCCTGTGTTGTTCTTCCCCGCGATTGTGATTGCACGGTATTTAAGGATTCCAAGAAGCTGTCCGGTGCCGCCAGAGAGAATCTTTATCAGCTGCTGAGGGAGCTTGATGCCATGATCGGCGTGGGTGTCTGCAGCGTTGAAGAGATCGACCGGCTGAATATCCTGCACGCCTCCCTTCTGGCCATGAAGAAGGCGATGGAGAACCTGCCGTTGGTTCCCGATTTTCTGCTGGTGGACGGAAAATTCACGATTCCGCACCAGGTCTCCCAGCAGAGTCTGGTCAAGGGTGAGTCCAGGAGCGCTTCGATTGCCGCGGCTTCCATTGTTGCCAAAGAGGAACGGGACCGAATGATGCACGATCTGGATCGGGAGTACCCGCAGTATCATTTTGCCCGGCATAAAGGGTATCCCACTGCGGAACACCGGGCGCTGATCGAAAAACACGGTCCGTCTCCGGTCCATCGCAGGTCTTTCAGGGGGGTCCGGGAATTTCTGGGAAAAGATGACTGA
- a CDS encoding YraN family protein: MTEKRLSLGKRGEELAAALLRKSGYRILETNYRGKLGEIDLIAEEGRCLVFVEVKTRSGLECGHPLEGIDSRKQRQLVRAAREYMARENCQERVCRFDAVSVLTDGAAPRLELVKNIIELDGDFF, encoded by the coding sequence ATGACTGAAAAACGTCTGTCACTTGGCAAAAGAGGCGAGGAGCTGGCCGCTGCGCTGCTGCGGAAATCCGGTTACCGGATTCTTGAAACCAATTACCGGGGCAAGCTCGGGGAAATAGATTTGATTGCCGAGGAGGGACGGTGCCTGGTCTTTGTCGAAGTCAAGACCAGAAGCGGTCTGGAATGCGGCCACCCTCTTGAGGGGATCGATTCGCGGAAACAGCGGCAGCTGGTCAGGGCGGCCAGGGAATACATGGCCAGGGAAAATTGCCAGGAGAGAGTGTGCCGGTTCGATGCGGTTTCTGTATTGACCGATGGTGCTGCACCCCGGCTTGAACTGGTGAAGAATATTATCGAACTGGACGGAGATTTTTTCTGA
- the pdxA gene encoding 4-hydroxythreonine-4-phosphate dehydrogenase PdxA yields MTELLGITMGCPVGIGPEIIVRFHAGLVTGRFLPVVLGDPGVLERCAAGIGGDTRVVRWQPGEKYVAGAINVLPLSDLPRDLVWGKPDSVTGLAMGSYIVEAVKLIKEGVLAGMVTCPITKSALNQAGFDYPGHTEMLAALSGGIEHAMMLAGKSLRVTLVTIHVSLAAVPELLSVEKIVNLIGLTGRSLQQDFAIPAPRIAVAGLNPHSGEDGIFGTEEREMIGPAVAQARKDGWLVEGPFPPDTVFNKAVAGKYDAVVCMYHDQGLIPFKLLHFADGVNITLGLPLVRTSVDHGTAYDIAGRWQADPASLGAAYRQAEEIIINRSLFAENH; encoded by the coding sequence ATGACGGAACTGCTCGGCATTACCATGGGTTGTCCGGTCGGGATCGGCCCGGAAATAATCGTCCGTTTCCATGCCGGTCTGGTGACAGGCCGTTTTCTGCCGGTGGTGCTTGGGGATCCGGGTGTTCTTGAGAGATGTGCGGCAGGAATCGGCGGCGATACCCGGGTCGTCCGCTGGCAGCCCGGAGAAAAATATGTTGCCGGGGCGATCAATGTTCTGCCCCTCTCCGATCTTCCCCGGGATCTTGTCTGGGGGAAACCGGACTCGGTGACGGGTCTTGCCATGGGCAGCTATATCGTCGAGGCAGTGAAACTCATCAAAGAAGGTGTGCTGGCCGGGATGGTGACCTGTCCCATCACCAAGAGCGCCCTGAACCAGGCCGGATTTGATTACCCCGGGCATACCGAAATGCTCGCCGCCCTCTCGGGTGGAATCGAACACGCCATGATGCTTGCCGGGAAGAGCCTGCGGGTGACGCTGGTCACCATTCATGTTTCCCTGGCCGCGGTGCCGGAACTTCTTTCCGTGGAAAAGATCGTGAATCTGATCGGCCTGACCGGGCGTTCGCTGCAACAGGATTTTGCAATTCCCGCGCCAAGAATCGCGGTTGCCGGGTTGAACCCCCATTCCGGAGAGGACGGGATATTCGGGACTGAGGAGCGGGAGATGATCGGCCCGGCAGTGGCCCAGGCGAGAAAGGATGGCTGGCTGGTCGAAGGCCCGTTTCCCCCGGATACCGTTTTCAATAAGGCGGTGGCGGGTAAATATGACGCGGTCGTCTGCATGTATCACGACCAGGGGCTGATTCCTTTCAAGCTGCTCCATTTTGCGGACGGGGTTAACATCACCCTCGGCCTGCCCCTGGTGAGAACCTCGGTAGACCATGGTACGGCCTACGATATCGCCGGCAGATGGCAGGCTGATCCGGCAAGCCTTGGGGCAGCATACCGGCAGGCGGAAGAGATTATTATCAACCGTTCCCTGTTTGCTGAAAATCATTAA